The Actinomycetota bacterium genome contains the following window.
AAAAAAGTAAAAACTTTTTCAACAGCATCAGCGGTGTGCAGAAAATAGAATAAGTTATTTGACAATGTTTTATTGTGAGAAAAATTCATATACACAATTATATTGAAATTTTATGTTTAATTTGTATAATGTATACAAATATTAAATCTATTTATTGTTAATGTCAATACTGTTATCTTGAAATACTACCAAAAATGGCCGGGTTTGAAATTCATTATTTTTTAATATAAAATTTCTTTTTTAATAATAAAAATTTAATACCGCATTAAATGGATTTAAAAATTAAGCAATCTAATCTCAGCACTGAAGCCTATAACAAAATCAAGCTCCTGATTTTGAACGGAAAATTAAAAAGCGGCGAAAAAATAATCCAGGAGAAAATGGCTGAAAAACTCGGAATCAGCAAAATACCTTTAATATCCGCCTTATCAATACTGCAAAAGGAAAGACTCCTTACCTATGTCCCTGGAAAAGGTTTTTGCGTAAGAAAAATACCTCTTGACGAATTCCACGATCTGCTTGATTTAAGAGGCGTGCTTGAAGGACTGGCAGCAAAAAAATTATCCGAAAATATGACACAGCTTCATAAGGATGTCCTTATTTCGTATCTTGAAAGTTTTAAAAAATATGCGAAAGAAAATGATATCGATAAATATACAGAGACTGATAAAAAGTTTCACTTCTACATTATTGAATCCTATAAAAATGCTTACCTTCAGCATATA
Protein-coding sequences here:
- a CDS encoding GntR family transcriptional regulator, which translates into the protein MDLKIKQSNLSTEAYNKIKLLILNGKLKSGEKIIQEKMAEKLGISKIPLISALSILQKERLLTYVPGKGFCVRKIPLDEFHDLLDLRGVLEGLAAKKLSENMTQLHKDVLISYLESFKKYAKENDIDKYTETDKKFHFYIIESYKNAYLQHINNSFNILILIYSKGFKSDIKVSAADHEKIVQCIINNDGVGASNLMIEHFEKAKAYW